ctgcttcatatcgaaaaggttttttattttcaagcaacaacagaaaattcTGCCAATATTCACTATGATTAGAGACATTTCTGTCATATCCACACAGCAACATAAAGACGTCTTTCAGGACTTATTAGTATGAGTGCAGCTGCCACATGTTTTCCCTCTTTACCACTTTGAGTCCTTTCAGAGCAGAGATGTCCAGGAAGGAGACAGCGGAGAAGTCCAGGATCAGGCTGTGGAGGTCCACTCTGGGAACACTGATGTTGTTGGGAAGCTCGGCATTCCAGTCCATCCGGAATGGAAGGCCCTTGAGGTCAGCGGGCTGATCCATCTCCTCCTTGTTCACGCAAGACTCATCAGTTGTTTCGCTAAATAAAACCCTCAAACCTGTCTGTTAGACAAATATATGAAAGTAAGCCTCGAGCTTTTTGAGGAAAACAATTTATCTacaataatattttacttttcttcagCACGCTTGAGTTTTAGGCCTCACCTCTCTACTGTGATTATCATTTTCCTGCAATAGTTTCTTGATTTTCCTGAGTGCCttgttcctcttcctcagaaCTCTCAAGGGGTTGAATCCAACCTGGAACAggagtacagtacagtacagtgcagtgcagtgcaaGGCTTACAGAATACTCCCTGAGAAATACTGAAACAGAGCCAGACGAATCGTACATACAGCTTCTATGAGCTTTTCCCTGAAGAACTCTATGTTGGCAAAGAAGATAGGGGAGGGTATCCTGAAGATTCTTACTCCCCTTGGTTCGAATATCTGAGAAGAAAAGCAGTATGATTTTAATTCAGTTGACaataatgacattaaatgaaaacacaaaaagcaacTAGCAGCTTACATGCAGGTAGTCTTTGCGATCCCTGTAGAGGTCAGTGCCAGAGATGTTCGCCAAGACAGAACAGCGGGGACTagagagacatgaagacattAACATTGTTCATGATGTGGAATCCATGAAGACACAGCAACCTTAAAAAAGTGAACGGATTGTTATTAAAGCTAATTTTTTGTCTCTCAGATCATCGCCAAGATGAGTCTGGTGATTTGTGAATCAGATCAATACTCAGCACTGCTCTAATTGGCACTGAGAGGTGTGATAAAGTCTGATGACAGGTATGGTTTGACCCAAAGCTCTGTCGTAGTCGCCATGTGATAGAGTCTCAGTCATGTTTCTAacagacttttttgttttaagcaCCAGCATGATGATAACTAGATGGCGGGTAGACGTAggagaaactccacagaaagtccCGAGCATCCGGAgttagtgcatgtctgaaagcagctgaagtgtACAGGAGAACCTACGGTGGACTTTAGGTAATGTAACAACGCAATAGAGCCTCTCTtgagtcagtgtttggtttgtccattctgggctactgtagaaacataaCAGTGCAACATGGAGGATCCTCTAGAGGAGGATCTGCTCCTGATGAagatataaagggcccattctgaGGTTAAAAAACCCCCCCCCAACAATTCTTAGTGTCAGGTGATTATACAATGAAACCTAATTaagaatattatataaaatttcCACCAATAGATCCCCCTAAATAcaacacactggtcctttaaatcTAGTGTAAGGTCTCGACctcactatgtaaagtgccttgaaataatgtatgttgtgttttgaggctatacaaataacataaaactgaattgaattgaattaaagtgACCACATAGGGATTTTTCATCAACTATAATAAATTCATGATTTTCTCATTATTTCCTACGTAATGTCAGTTTGCATATTAACAAACTGACGTCAGATGCCATGAAATGTGTCCTTACAACTGAGTCCTGAAGACAACAGTGATCAGCTCCACCCCCAGGCCCACCGCCAGACCAAGATCCAGGCCGAGCAGGATGGCACCCAGGCACGTCGCCACCCACAccacctgcaggaaaaaaaaactgaagtcAAACACCAACACAGAGCAGACTATATGGCAAGAAAATAACCAAATAAATGAGACGTTGCActctataaataaatgtacattttggAATTACTGAATGCCTACAAATTCTGGTTTGTCCCTCCTCCACAGGTACGGGATCTCTCTGAACTGCATCAGCATGCCCTTCAAGTTCACGATCACCAAGGCCCCCAGGACAGACTGCAGTCAAACAGAATATTAAAGGTGTGTATAAGGAAACAAATCTATGCACCTTAGGACTTATAGATATACAATCACAAGAAAATCTTATCCCATAAAAGAATCAGTGTGAcaggaaaaaattaaaaaagattctGCCCAACTAAGTGATATAAAACAGATTTGATTTGCTGCGTCTTTCACATTAGTCAAAAGTGCTCCAGAGAGTTGACTTCTGTTCTGGATCAATTGGATCACAGAAATCTGTTTggctctttttaaaatgtggtctCAGTGCTGATAGTGGATCGAACTGCACCACGAACATCCTGAAATAAACTTTGAAGACATCAGGATAATTTCGCAGCTCCTTGATCAGAAGATAAAATTCCACTTGTTCCCGAAGGCTTCTTGGGATTGGATGGAcccaatcttttcttttttaaagaagtgaGAGGACCAGAAAACCAtcctaaaaaaacattttatctcCTACtagaaaaattaaatatattctcACCTTGGGAAGTGGCTCTAACAGGAACCCAAGTTGCAAAGTTACAATCATTGCCATCATGGCCGAGATCAACCCTGCAATctgcatttgtaaaaaaaaaaaaaaagttaatatttcattttaagatgGCTGTGAAAGATGAGAATGTGATATAAACCAGACTGTAAAGTGACAGTTTCGATCTAATGTTTtggagacagaaacattttgaaGGTGGTGGTATCGTAAAAAGTTTGACGCCAGGAGAGAGAAGCTGTAAATGGTGAGGTTTGTTTTCTGACCTGTGTTCTGCCTCCTGAGCTCTCCTGCACGGCCGTCCTGGAGAGGGCTGTGCTCGCCGCAAATGACCTGAAGCTTGCGCCGAATATGTTGCTAACCCCGAAAGCAATGAGCTCCTGCGATGGAACAATTGGAACTGATTGAAATGTTTATCACATTTTGTTTGACCCGCTTTTAAAAGCATATCCACGTAATTTTACATCTTCATAATCAAAATTATGAGGCTTATGCTTGTCGTCACATTGTATTAGTAACCAATTAAAACAATTTCCTTGATAGACAGGGATTTTATATATAACTCACCTGGTTCCCGTCAATGGTGTAATCATGTTTGATAGAGTAGACTTTGGCCACAGAGAAGGCAACAGCAAACCCGACTATGGCTATAGGGAAGGCCTCCACAGCACTTTCCTGGAAGACCTCTATACTGGGAGCAATCGGAGTCTCATACCTGAATGATAGTTGTGCATTTAAATGACCGGGATTATCTGATGGAACAGCAGCAAGTTTGTATCGAGAACTTGAAACTTACCCGCTAACCATCGCGCCAACAACATCAACATTGAATCTCTCCTGAAAGTTGAAGCCGTACGATATTCCACAAGCTATGATTGTCtgtgtgaagagaaaaagacacCTGAGAGTTGGGTCGACACATTGACCACTGGCAGCTATTGCCATACATTCATCCTGGGGGGGGGtcgtaattaaaaaaaaaacagtcataatattacgagaataaaggaaaaaactaatttttggggaaataaaaagcaagGTGAGCCCATGCTTGCTGGAGTTTCAGTCCTGGATCCAAAACTATTCATCTCTTTGTTTCTAGAGAAAGTATGAAACCCCATTGAATAACGTGCAGTTTGCAGTTGACCACTGTCAAACATTTCCACCTCCGACTTGGATAGCTTGACCGCAGTGCAAAAGAGGCAAAGTCCTGTCGTGTAGTTGTTTCTTTGGAATAGACACTGTTTCTTGCACAATTTTCTGCAAAGTCCTGATACCTAcgataatgtggtgctgatttGAGACCTATACTAAAGTATAACTCAACAAGAAGCTCCACATGCcctgtaaaatacacacacccTAAAATTATCCCAATCCTAATGTTCCTAATCCTAAAAATTCCGTTTGAAGTTGTCTTGTCGATACAAGACAGCTTCAAACTgaattttattatattgtactGGTGCGGTGACCATaaagttatttgattttatcTTATCACGACTTGTGCTCGTATAATCCAACCTTAGAGTTTTCAAATGTGTGCTGTGGTTTGGAGATTTAAAGTATTATGAAATGTACTTGAAGGCTTCCCTCACCATGATAACCTCGATGGGGATAGGCACTGGAAGTTTGGCTTTGTATTTGTCATTCAGCTCCTTCACAATGAACACAATCACCATGATCACGATGGTCATCACCAGGTCACAGATGTTGGTGGAGGTGATCTGGTCAAAGATCTTCTCCAGAGTCTGTATAAAAGAAGTAACAACATTTAGTTCAGCTGGAGAATGATTACACTCATCAACACGTGGTTATGCACTCAGCAACAGTTTTGCAGATTTTTCCTAAGGAGAGAAATCATTGGCTCCTCGACGAATGAGATTCAGGATGTtggaaacaaacattaaatTCATTCTCTTCTCTTGCTCTGCTGCACATTGAATCAATGGCACGCAGCTCTTACACTACAAGATGTTTATTAGCAAGTTTAGATTAAAGTTCCCGTTACCGTTGTACAGAGCCATTCTATCTGTTTCCaccttgtttccagtctttttGCTTGGCTGGGCTAACTTCATATTTAATGGTCAAGACATAAGAGTGGCGTCCATCTTCTCCTCTACCTTTTGACAACAAAAGCATATTCACGATATTGTCGAACCAATCCTCTCTGACAGGACACTGTGTTGGAATAAGCTCACCCCTTTATtgttttaagataagataaactgGTTTGTTAGTTGTTTATTAAAGTTGTGGTCATTCTAGCCACTAAACTAAATTGCTCCTCTCACTGAAatctctgctgttttttcttcatctgaTAAGAATTCTTCATAAGAACTGCTTGCATATTTAATGCTTTAATCTGTCCTCTCTCCCTTGTCTTTGTTATTCGCCTATACAGCCTGAATGATGAAAACATTAGTGGTCAACCTCCATTGCTTTCAACTGGACTTGCTGACTTACATATATGATGGAGAGTGGCCCGCTTAGGCCTGGCACGATCAACCCCAACACAAACTTGAGCTGGGACACCAGGATGTggacagcagctgctgtggtgaAGCCAGACACCAGCGTGTCTGACAGGTACACAACAATGAAGCCCACCTGCAGAACACCCATGGCAAGCTGCACGAGACAGAaacatggagagaaaagaggcttGGTTTGAGGCCATGCGGAATTACTGCCATGTTCTTCAGGAACCACAGACATGAGTCTACCTGGAAGATCCCCATGAGGAAGGTGACAGAGGAGGCCACCAGGACCCTTTGCTGATCCTGGGTCAGATTTTCAAAGCCTGTGATATTTGCTGACGGTCCATCCACTGGTACCAGACGGGTCACCACGGCGCCTATCATTAGGCTCAGGACTGGAAAGGAGCCTGCAGGGAAAAAGGGTGTGGATGAGTATACGTTTTATGTCTAACTTTAATTTCTCTCCTTTACTATCAGGAGACTACAATGGCACTCATACCTTCACCAAGAAGTCACCTTATCAAACCACATATAAATTCACTAGacctggatttttatttggatctgcaccaaaattgcacacactcattaatatcagccCTCTAAACATTTatcaagctccatgaattattctctgagaaatcaatgaaaatattgacAAAAGCCCCCTCTCACAATTTAAAAGAAGGTGATAAAAATCCCTGGACCCACCTCAAGTAACCCCTCTATGGTAACTGAGCACTAAGTGACATACCTACAGAAATGTGTCTTGAGGTACCAAGGAAAAAGTATGTGAGCATGGGGAAGAAAGCTGTGTAGAGTCCGTAGCTTGCAGGCAGCGACGCCAGCAGAGAGAAAGCAAGTCCTGAGTGAGACCAGGGGAATAACAACGCAGACAGAATGAGGTTTATCATCATTTTTAGGCAAAATAAcattgaaaaaagacaaattataaaggttgaaaataaaataaaacttccaGATTGAACTCTTTTAAGCTGTTAAAGAACAGTTCTTTCATGGTTTTACATAGAGTATGTTTCAAAAGCTATACTACCAGCTCTCCCACAGAATAAAGAATCTTGTATTTGATGATGAATAGTAAATTGCCCCTCACCTTGCATGATCGCCACCAGTCCCGTGCTGACCCCCGACACCACATCACCCAGCAGCCACTCTCTAACTCTGTAGATCCTCATCCAGCCAATGAtgggcaggagagagaggacggcATTCTTGGCCCGTTTTGAATCACATCtgctcaaaaacacaaaagttgaCGATGTGAAATCGGAGACCATGACCCTGATGTCTGTGTGACCAGGGCTCACTTACGTCAGATACTCTCTGACATGGTGCAGGATGGTTTTGTGCACCCTGTGGAGCTCCACATGATCTTCAGCAAGGCTGTCCTCAGAGTACACACATCTGTCCACCAGGTATTGTTTCCTCAAAGTTGCCATCCTCTCATCTCAGACTCTGACACAAAATAGAAGATTGTGGAGATAGATCCCGAAAGGAAACCTTGGCCGTTGCTGCCGTTACAGTGTCTATCTGATCTGTCAACTGAGATCAATTTCATCACTTGGTCCCTTTTGTCTTCACTGTTCAATCATTAACATCTTTGATTCATTGAGATGATACGTCAGAAAGATTTTTATggtcttgtttttattgtgggTTGATAACGATCGAagctctgattggttagagAGCTGCACCTCACGCCCAGAGAGCTGGTTACACCCCCTTTGATCATTTGCATAGTTTCCTGCAAGTGCCATGAGAAGGCTGAACAGAGACAAGAATCTAAATGACTAAACCAATCGAATAATAAGGAAAAGCAACAGGGAAATGGAAAGACATTTTTCTGATTAATATCTGTTTTCTTAATTCAATTTGTGAGTCCACttatttgtttctcctcttaAACTGCATTTTCCGATAGATTTTTAATTGTCATGATTATTCAATGTATCTTTTAAACCCTATAATGaatggcttttattttatttcagtaaatccCTATCTACTGATTAATTGGCGTTTGTCACTTTTTTAATATccattaaaaatgtcaaacaagtTTTCTAACTATTCAATATGTTATagatttagaaaatattttttgaacaAATGTATTAATGTATATTATCATTGTAGAGTTTAGTTGTAGAGTTGATAACCCTTTACCACACAACTTTTTGAtgttctgatgacatcaaggtgGGCAACAATGCCTTAAAATTAATTACAAATTTCTCTTAGATAtgtaaagttgaaaaaaaagtttttcgTGAATGGGACTGTGGATTTTGGATGCACGTGTCTGATGCAATCTTTGAAAAACCTGGATTCAAGAGCACAATGACCAAGGGTCAAGGGCGTATGACAGAAGGGGAGACAGCCCTCACTATGTAACATGTAAATAAAGTACAAGGGAATAATTGTTGTTGGACGTCAGTTTTACCTCAGGTTGGGTCAACATGCATATTTGGTGTTGATGTTGGAGGTGAAGGGAGACTCTCCTTATGTGCTGAAAAACTATAAGAGCTCGATTAACAACTGCTGTAATGCTACACCCTCTTAAAGAATTATCACCAAATTCCCAGTATTAATAATGAAAGTATTATTTGGGggattttgatttgattattttgtctTAAGAATTTGTAAATTGTCATTAAATCTAATTATTTAAGGAGATAACGTATCTGTGTTCCAAACaatgaaatatgttgttttctttttcatgttgcttccccccccccaaacagaaaacattactTTGAGAACATTTAGTCAAAAAAGATaatttattctcattattatgaaaacatACCAATACAGCATGTAAATATATACTGCATCTAAAATCGCAACAAATTCAACATGTAcagtgtaaaaaacaataatatagcATTAATTTGTTTCCTTTACATCACAGTAACTACCATATACTAGGTTAACGCTGATTGTCAGATAAATAAAGCCAAGTGCAGTATTTCATTATTCATCGCATTAGTGTATTTTACAGCATGATGTATAAAACAGTCGTTCTTTATGTCTTTGGTTGTTTTGATGGAATTTGTCATCTTCTCATCCAGATGTTAGAACCTGGTTTCTGGATCTGATGCCTGTCAGGGAAAAAGgaattttttaaaagtattcTTTACATTTGAAACATGTCAAGCTGCAAAAGCTGTATCTTTGGCTTTTTTAATAGGATAGATTAAGCATgaaagggggaggagagaggagaagtgcaCTATACAAATTAAAGCTTCTGGCATCTAAGTAAGATGTGAatgtcatattattattgttattattattattattattattataaatatgaataataataataataatgataagattaattttacattttatttcagtgccTTTCTAGACACTCAAGTACATCTTACCAAAAATTGTAAATCAGCACATGAATGATTAAGAATAAGAAGAAATAAACCAATAAATGAAATAAGTGAAACCggtataatatag
The sequence above is a segment of the Hippoglossus stenolepis isolate QCI-W04-F060 chromosome 22, HSTE1.2, whole genome shotgun sequence genome. Coding sequences within it:
- the LOC118101978 gene encoding chloride anion exchanger is translated as MATLRKQYLVDRCVYSEDSLAEDHVELHRVHKTILHHVREYLTCDSKRAKNAVLSLLPIIGWMRIYRVREWLLGDVVSGVSTGLVAIMQGLAFSLLASLPASYGLYTAFFPMLTYFFLGTSRHISVGSFPVLSLMIGAVVTRLVPVDGPSANITGFENLTQDQQRVLVASSVTFLMGIFQLAMGVLQVGFIVVYLSDTLVSGFTTAAAVHILVSQLKFVLGLIVPGLSGPLSIIYTLEKIFDQITSTNICDLVMTIVIMVIVFIVKELNDKYKAKLPVPIPIEVIMTIIACGISYGFNFQERFNVDVVGAMVSGYETPIAPSIEVFQESAVEAFPIAIVGFAVAFSVAKVYSIKHDYTIDGNQELIAFGVSNIFGASFRSFAASTALSRTAVQESSGGRTQIAGLISAMMAMIVTLQLGFLLEPLPKSVLGALVIVNLKGMLMQFREIPYLWRRDKPEFVVWVATCLGAILLGLDLGLAVGLGVELITVVFRTQFPRCSVLANISGTDLYRDRKDYLHIFEPRGVRIFRIPSPIFFANIEFFREKLIEAVGFNPLRVLRKRNKALRKIKKLLQENDNHSRETGLRVLFSETTDESCVNKEEMDQPADLKGLPFRMDWNAELPNNISVPRVDLHSLILDFSAVSFLDISALKGLKVGLKEFIRIDVEVYIVSCDVYILEMLHMCMFFDDEIRTSMFFPTLHDAMLHVLEKHKDDKSKGWVVNKKVSFSLQGFYILFY